One genomic window of Serinus canaria isolate serCan28SL12 chromosome 4, serCan2020, whole genome shotgun sequence includes the following:
- the RASSF6 gene encoding ras association domain-containing protein 6: protein MKKVTMKAQHLPSVFINEEKFVTREQLRSLLKNYNSYYSDQENLQLTYNQPEGSSPFIEGILSIFWGVRHPIRLKIQDEKQIPSFVTLKSTENVGFFPSKRGMTRWGEFDDLHHISGETLKSTEEQPDLEPSYPCYESHTPRTRREQELDCATLPRTSSDAAAVRRRNKLPTITRTEVETHRFSINGHFYNHETSVFTPAFGSETKIRINSQMRTRQVIEQLLRKFKIENSPHEFALYVIHASGEKKQLRSRDVPLLHRLLQGPSEKVAKFFLMDGDVEEISSDVAQYISFHLPFLESILHRINEEEEREIRQTTARYVREKRLIQQHLRSRGAKKTETTV from the exons ATGAAGAAAGTGACTATGAAGGCACAGCATCTGCCTTCTGTTTTCATCAATGAAGAGAAGTTCGTAACCAG AGAGCAGCTCCGTTCTCTCCTGAAGAATTATAACTCTTACTATTCAGATCAAGAGAATCTGCAACTGACATATAACCAG CCAGAAGGAAGCAGCCCCTTCATTGAAGGAATCCTCTCGATATTCTGGGGCGTGCGGCATCCTATCCGGTTAAAGATTCAGGATGAGAAGCAGATTCCCTCTTTTGTAACCCTGAAGTCAACAGAGAATGTGGGCTTCTTCCCTAGTAAAAG GGGAATGACTCGCTGGGGAGAGTTTGATGACCTCCACCACATCAGCGGGGAGACACTGAAATCTACTGAGGAGCAGCCAGACCTCGAGCCAA GTTATCCATGCTATGAAAGTCACACACCCAGGaccaggagggagcaggagctcgACTGTGCCACCCTGCCCCGGACCAGCAGCGACGCCGCGGCCGTGCGCAGGAGGAACAAGCTGCCCACCATCACCAGGACAGAAGTAGAAACTCACAGGTTCTCTATCAATGGCCACTTCTACAACCACGAG ACATCAGTTTTCACTCCGGCTTTTGGGTCGGAAACCAAAATAAGAATCAACAGCCAGATGAGGACCAGACAAGTGATAGAACAGTTGCTCCGGAAGTTCAAG atAGAAAACAGCCCCCATGAATTTGCACTTTACGTTATCCATGCATCTGGAG aaaagaagcagctgaggagTAGAGATGTTCCCTtgctgcacaggctgctgcaggggcccTCTGAGAAGGTTGCCAAGTTCTTCCTCATGGATGGGGACGTGGAAGAGATCAGCAGTGAT GTGGCTCAGTACATTTCATTCCATCTTCCCTTTTTGGAATCCATTCTGCACAGAATAAATGAAGAGGAGGAGCGGGAGATTCGACAGACAACTGCAAG GTACGTACGAGAGAAGAGGCTGATCCAGCAGCACCTGCGCAGTCGGGGCGCGAAGAAAACAGAGACCACGGTGTga